The following proteins are co-located in the Anser cygnoides isolate HZ-2024a breed goose chromosome 2, Taihu_goose_T2T_genome, whole genome shotgun sequence genome:
- the POMGNT2 gene encoding protein O-linked-mannose beta-1,4-N-acetylglucosaminyltransferase 2 produces MNIAAVFNALLVSVLAAVLWKYIKLREHVFMVEEELVLTRQSQELSQVQIDYHAALQTLLEDGTRMVCTGRMHTDRICRFESLCYSTEAEEFIYFHSNSSVMLPNLGSRRFQPALLDLSSVEDHNTQYFNFVELPAAALKFMPKPVFVPDVALIANRFNPDNLMHVFHDDLLPIYYTMQQFTDLDPEARLFFMEGWSEGVHFDLYKLLSNKQPLLREQLKTLGRLLCFTKSYVGLSKITTWYQYGFVQPQGPKANILVSGNEIRQFTKFMMQKLNVSLEENSSEEYIVVFSRTINRLILNEAELILALAQEFQMKTITVSLEEHSFSDIVRLISNASMLVSMHGAQLVMSLFLPRGATVVELFPYAINPEHYTPYKTLATLPGMDLQYIAWQNTAREDTVTYPDRPWDQGGIAHLDKAEQERIIKSTEVPRHLCCRNPEWLFRAYQDTKVDIPSLIHVIRQTVKSKPGPKKQKWSGSLYPGKVRDAKCQASVQGTSEAKLSVSWQIPWNLKYLKVREVKYEVWIQEQGENTYMPYILSHQNHTFSENIKPFTIYLVWIRCIFNKNLLGPFADVLLCST; encoded by the coding sequence ATGAACATAGCAGCCGTGTTTAATGCCCTGCTCGTGTCTGTCCTTGCTGCCGTGCTGTGGAAATACATCAAGCTGCGAGAGCATGTCTTCATGGTCGAAGAGGAGCTGGTCCTCACGCGTCAGTCTCAGGAGCTCTCTCAGGTCCAGATCGACTACCATGCGGCTCTCCAGACGCTGCTGGAGGACGGGACCAGGATGGTGTGCACTGGCAGGATGCACACCGACCGCATCTGCCGCTTCGAGTCCCTCTGCTACTCTACCGAGGCTGAGGAGTTCATCTACTTCCACAGCAACTCCTCGGTCATGCTGCCCAACCTGGGCTCCCGGAGGTTCCAGCCCGCGCTGCTCGACCTCTCCTCGGTGGAAGATCACAACACCCAGTACTTCAACTTCGTGGAGCTGCCCGCTGCTGCGCTGAAGTTTATGCCAAAGCCGGTCTTCGTGCCCGACGTGGCACTGATCGCTAACAGGTTCAACCCAGACAACTTGATGCACGTCTTTCACGACGACCTCCTCCCCATCTATTACACCATGCAGCAGTTCACTGATTTGGATCCGGAGGCACGGCTCTTCTTCATGGAAGGGTGGAGCGAAGGTGTTCATTTTGACCTCTACAAGTTACTGAGTAACAAGCAGCCGCTCCTCAGGGAGCAGCTTAAAACCCTGGGCAGGCTCCTCTGCTTTACCAAATCGTACGTGGGACTCTCCAAAATCACCACCTGGTACCAGTACGGATTTGTCCAGCCGCAAGGGCCGAAGGCCAACATCCTGGTTTCTGGCAACGAGATCAGGCAGTTCACCAAGTTCATGATGCAGAAGCTGAACGTCAGCTTGGAGGAGAACTCCAGTGAGGAGTACATCGTCGTGTTCAGTCGAACAATCAACAGACTTATCCTAAATGAGGCAGAACTAATCCTGGCACTCGCCCAGGAGTTTCAGATGAAAACCATTACCGTCTCTCTGGAGGAGCATTCGTTTTCTGACATCGTCCGGCTGATCAGCAACGCGTCCATGCTGGTCAGCATGCATGGGGCCCAATTAGTCATGTCTCTCTTCCTGCCGAGAGGTGCCACGGTGGTGGAGCTCTTCCCTTATGCTATCAACCCTGAACACTATACCCCTTACAAAACCCTGGCAACCCTTCCTGGCATGGACCTGCAGTACATTGCCTGGCAGAACACCGCCAGGGAAGACACCGTTACCTACCCCGACAGACCTTGGGATCAGGGTGGGATTGCTCATCTGGACAAAGCTGAGCAAGAGCGCATCATTAAGAGCACTGAGGTGCCACGGCACCTCTGCTGCCGCAACCCCGAGTGGCTGTTCCGTGCCTACCAGGACACGAAGGTGGACATCCCTTCCCTCATCCACGTGATCAGGCAGACTGTGAAATCTAAGCCCGGGCCCAAGAAGCAGAAGTGGTCTGGGAGCCTCTACCCCGGCAAGGTGAGGGATGCCAAGTGTCAAGCCTCCGTCCAGGGCACGAGTGAAGCTAAGCTTTCTGTGTCCTGGCAGATCCCCTGGAACCTTAAGTATCTGAAGGTCAGAGAAGTGAAATACGAAGTGTGGATACAAGAGCAAGGGGAAAACACTTATATGCCTTATATATTGTCCCATCAGAATCACACCTTCTCAGAAAACATTAAGCCCTTCACCATATACCTGGTGTGGATACGCTGCATCTTCAACAAAAATCTCCTGGGACCTTTTGCAGATGTGCTCTTGTGTAGTACATAA